Proteins encoded within one genomic window of Candidatus Poribacteria bacterium:
- a CDS encoding AbrB/MazE/SpoVT family DNA-binding domain-containing protein codes for MASVKTTIVQIGDSQGVLIPKHLLEQCHLQEEVELEPRGNYLIIKGPTTPRAGRVEIFRKMAEAGDDAMLDEDIPLETTWNREEWQ; via the coding sequence AAACTACCATTGTCCAGATTGGTGATTCTCAAGGCGTTCTTATACCAAAGCATCTACTAGAACAATGCCATCTACAGGAAGAAGTTGAACTAGAGCCGAGAGGAAATTACTTAATCATTAAGGGACCAACTACACCAAGAGCCGGTCGGGTTGAAATATTTCGCAAGATGGCAGAGGCGGGGGATGATGCAATGCTAGACGAAGATATACCTTTGGAAACAACATGGAACCGGGAAGAATGGCAATGA
- a CDS encoding segregation/condensation protein A, giving the protein MGPTTPTTNLQPLKPIYAIKLDVFEGPLDLLLHLIQQNEMDITDVSIAEITEQYLEYLNLMEMLDLDVASEFLVMAATLLHLKSQIILPSTSSDESYTFKDREELVQQLLEYKQFKEAAQTLDYYATNHEKVYGRSVDSYADVEDLQEVQIKATLFDLLSAFQYITEREFAIDDVYEEIQEEQITVEEKMEFLERRLSAGEQIRFDELFSEYASKLERIVTFLAILELIRLQRIVAVQSGHFDNIYIVKRDT; this is encoded by the coding sequence ATGGGCCCTACAACCCCAACCACTAATCTCCAACCACTAAAACCTATTTATGCAATTAAACTAGATGTCTTTGAAGGTCCGTTGGACTTGCTGCTCCATCTAATTCAACAGAATGAGATGGACATCACAGATGTCTCAATTGCAGAAATTACGGAGCAGTATCTAGAATATCTCAACCTTATGGAGATGCTAGATCTCGATGTTGCATCGGAATTCCTAGTTATGGCAGCTACGCTGCTTCACCTCAAGTCCCAAATCATTCTCCCTTCAACGAGCTCGGATGAATCCTACACCTTCAAAGACCGGGAAGAACTAGTTCAGCAGCTTTTAGAGTATAAGCAATTTAAGGAGGCTGCCCAAACGCTAGATTACTACGCAACGAACCACGAGAAAGTCTATGGCCGCAGTGTAGATTCGTACGCAGATGTAGAAGATTTGCAGGAAGTCCAAATTAAAGCAACACTCTTTGATCTGCTTTCTGCCTTCCAGTATATAACCGAGCGAGAATTTGCGATTGATGACGTTTATGAGGAAATTCAGGAAGAACAGATTACCGTTGAAGAGAAGATGGAGTTTCTAGAGCGCAGACTGAGCGCCGGTGAGCAGATCCGGTTCGATGAACTGTTTTCAGAGTATGCCAGCAAACTTGAGCGAATCGTTACATTTTTAGCAATTTTAGAACTGATACGTCTCCAGCGAATCGTCGCTGTCCAATCGGGGCACTTCGACAATATTTATATCGTTAAACGTGATACGTAA
- a CDS encoding site-specific DNA-methyltransferase → MRKIKTDLYLGDCLKVLASFEADSFDLIMTSPPYADRRTKTYGGVNPDEYVNWFMPRAEEFLRVLKPSGTFILNIKEKAVGGERHTYVIELVLEMRRQGWLWTEEFIWHKKNSYPGKWPNRFRDAWERCLQFNKTKKFNMYQEAVMVPMGDWAEKRLKHLNETDQSRDTSKVGSGFGKNVSNWLDRKMAYPTNVLHLATETGNRKHSAVFPKTLPEWFIKLFTQENDWVLDPFAGAGTTCQVAQTLLRNSAGIEILPQYYQVAKENMKSTQYLLFEEAQHETHYTTGDH, encoded by the coding sequence ATGAGAAAAATAAAAACAGACCTTTATCTTGGGGATTGCTTAAAGGTGCTCGCTAGTTTTGAGGCAGATTCATTCGATCTGATTATGACATCTCCCCCGTATGCGGACCGTCGAACCAAAACGTATGGCGGAGTCAACCCCGATGAATATGTCAATTGGTTTATGCCTCGCGCTGAAGAATTTTTAAGGGTCCTCAAGCCCTCTGGCACATTCATTCTGAATATTAAAGAAAAAGCTGTTGGTGGAGAACGGCATACCTATGTTATCGAGTTGGTCCTTGAAATGAGAAGGCAGGGGTGGTTGTGGACAGAAGAGTTTATCTGGCATAAGAAAAATTCCTATCCGGGCAAGTGGCCAAACCGATTTAGAGACGCGTGGGAAAGATGTTTGCAGTTTAATAAAACCAAGAAGTTCAATATGTATCAAGAGGCAGTTATGGTGCCGATGGGAGATTGGGCGGAGAAAAGGTTGAAGCATCTCAATGAAACAGATCAGAGCCGGGATACGTCGAAAGTAGGAAGCGGATTTGGCAAGAATGTATCAAATTGGTTAGATCGAAAAATGGCGTATCCGACGAATGTTTTGCACTTAGCGACCGAGACGGGAAATCGGAAGCATAGTGCCGTCTTTCCTAAGACGCTGCCCGAATGGTTCATCAAGCTGTTTACACAAGAAAACGATTGGGTGCTTGATCCGTTTGCGGGTGCCGGTACAACGTGTCAAGTCGCTCAAACGTTGTTAAGAAATTCTGCCGGCATTGAAATTTTGCCTCAGTATTATCAAGTGGCAAAGGAAAATATGAAGTCAACACAATATCTGTTATTTGAAGAGGCGCAACATGAAACCCATTACACAACAGGAGATCACTGA